TGCCGAGCTGCGTTACTACCTGGGCAGCGCACACTACCGGTCCATGCTGGAGTTCTCGGAGACCGCCCTGCAGGACGCGGTGAAGGCCTACACCGGCATCGAGGACTTCCTGCACCGCGTGTGCAGTCGCGTGGGTTCGGTCCCGGTCGGCGAGTGGACACCGAAGTTCGCCGCGGCGCTCAACGACGATCTGTCGGTTCCCATCGCGCTTGCCGAGATCCACGCGGCGCGCGCCGAGGGCAACCGGGCGCTCGACTCAGGCGACCACGAGGGCGCGATGAGGCAGGCTTCGTCGATCCGCGCGATGATGGACATCCTCGGCTGCGATCCGCTCAACGAGCGCTGGGAGTCGAGGGATGCGACCTCGGCCGCGCTGAAAGCCGTCGACGTGCTGGTGCAGTGGGCGCTCGCGAGCCGCGCCGAGGCCCGTGAGCGCCGCGACTGGGCGGCCGCCGACGCGATCCGCGATAGGCTCAAGGAAGCCGGTATCGAGGTCACCGACACCGCTGACGGTCCGCAATGGGCCCTGATAGAGCGGGACAACAAGTAATGGCCGGAAACTCACAACGGCGTGGCGCCGTCCGCAAGCCGGGCACCAAGAAGGGGCCGACCGTCGGCTCGGGCGGTGTGCGCAGGCGCGGGCTCGAGGGCCGGGGCGCGACGCCGCCCGCCCACCTGCGGCCCAACCATCCGGCGGCCAAGAAGGCCAGGGCCGCGGCGAAGGCACAGCAGCAGCGCGCCGGCCGCAAGACCGACGAGACCGAACTCGTCCTCGGTCGCAACCCGGTGCTGGAATGTCTGCGCGCCAAAGTGCCTGCCACCGCGCTGTACGTCGCGCTCGGCACCGATGCCGACGAGCGGGTGACCGAATCCGTCCAGATCGCCGCCGATCGCGGCATCTCGATCCTCGAGGTGCCCCGCACCGATCTGGACCGCATGAGCAATCACGGTCTGCACCAGGGCCTCGGCCTGCAGGTGCCGCCGTACTCCTATGCGCACCCCGACGATCTTCTGGCGTCGGCCGCGGCCGACGGGGCTCCCGCGCTGCTGGTGGCGCTCGACAACATCTCCGATCCGCGCAACCTCGGCGCGATCGTGCGTTCGGTGGCGGCGTTCGCCGGCCATGGTGTGGTGATCCCGCAGCGTCGGTCGGCGTCGGTCACCGCGGTCGCGTGGCGCACCAGCGCCGGTGCCGCCGCGCGCGTTCCCGTGGCGCGTGCGACGAACCTCAACCGGACACTCAAGAGCTGGGCGGACGCGGGGCTGCAGATCGTCGGCCTCGATGCGGGCGGAGACACCACCCTCGACGAACTCGACGCGTCCGGCCCCACGGTCGTCGTCGTCGGCTCCGAGGGCAAGGGCCTGTCCCGGCTCGTGCGGGAGCACTGCGACGCGATCGTGTCGATCCCGATGGCCGGGCCCACCGAATCGCTCAACGCCTCGGTGGCCGCGGGCGTGGTCCTCGCCGAGATCGCCCGGCAGCGCCGCAACAGCTGACTCACCCGAAGAGCCGCAGACCCGCCCACAGCCCGAGCACGGCGGCGACCAACGTCAGCGGTGTGGTCACCAGACCGACCCGGCTGAACTCGGTTGCTCTGGCCGTCAAGCCTTCTCCATGGACGACGTGGCGCCACAACAGGTTCGACAGCGAACCCACGTAGGTCAGGTTGGGGCCGACGTTCACGCCGATCAGCACCGCGAGCACCGCCCCGGGACCCGCGGCCGCGACCAGCGGCAGCAGCACCAGCACGGCGGGAAGGTTGTTCACCAGATTGGCCAGTACGGCCGCGATCGCGGCGTAGGCCAGCAGTGCGGGCAGCGAATCGCCGTCGGGCAGGATGTCCCGCACGGCGGCCTCGGGCCCGTTGAGCACCACCGCATCCACCACGACCCCCAGGCACAGCACGAACGCCAGGAACGGCACGTTGACCGCGCGCACGATGCCGCGCACGGTGCTGCGTCGCTGCGCCAAGCTGCGTATGCCGAGCACCACGGCGCCGGCCAGCGCGGCCCATGCGGGGGCCAGGTCGAGCAGCGAGGTCACCGCGAAACCGGCCAGTGTGAGGCCGAGCACCACGAGGACGAACAACGGCACCTCCGGCGGCGGTGGTGCGGTCTCCGGTACCGGGCGTGGCCGCAGCTCGGCGCTGAAAAGCCAACTCAGCAATGCGAATTCGACCGCGATCGCCGCCAGCCACGGAATCGCCATGAGCGCGCTGAACTGCATGAAGCTCAGGCCGGCGACCGTGAACGCCAGCAGGTTGGTCAGATTCGACACCGGGAACAGCAGCGACGCGGAGTTGGCCAGATGTGCCGAGGCATACGCGTGCGGGCGGGGCGCGATCGCGAGCGTGCGTGCGGTCGCGAGCACCACCGGCGTCAGCAGCACCACGGTCGCATCCAGGCTGAGCACCGCGGTCGTGGTCGCGCCGATGACGAAGACCCGCAGCAGCAGCTTGCGCGGGTGCCCGCGGCTCGCCCGGGCCATCAGCGTGCCCGCCGCGTGGAACAGGCCCTCGTCGTCGCACAGGTGCGCGAGCACGAGAACGGCCGCGAGGAACCCGACCACCGGTAGCAGGCGGCCCGCCTCGTCCACCGCGTCGTGCACCGAGATCGCCCCGAGGGCGATGAGCAGGACCGCTGCGGGCACGGCGGCCACGGCCTCGGGCCATCCGTTGGGGCGCACCATCGCAAAGGTCAGCACGACGACCAGCGCGATGAGCGCCAGCGTCAGCGCCAGGGCCCGCTCCCGGTCTCGGTCCAGGGGTCGCTGCGCTGCCACAGCGTCGGCAGGTGCAGCGCGACGCCGTCGTGTGCGGCCAGCGTGGTGAGCACGCGCATGGTGGCGTCGAGATCGTCGGCCACATACGGCAGCGCACGCAGCGGGCGGTGCAGGGGCCGGAAGAAATCGTCCCAGTGGATCAGCACCACGCGGCGCGCGCCGACGGTGCGCACGGTCTGCGTCCAGTAGTCGGTGAGGTAGCGCTCGGGCTGCCGTCCCAGCTGCCCGACTCCCAGGTACACGACGTCGGCGCGCTGCCCGGCCAGCGCACCGGGAACCGCGCCCGCGCTGCCGATGATCAGCACGCGACGGTCGCTCGGGCGGTGGTGCACGAGCGTCGACCACGCCTCACCGCACTTGTACGCCGACGCCTTGGCCGGGGGCACCACGGGCTCGGTGATGACGCCGGGGAACCGGTCCGGCGGGCAGTGCTCGGAGACGAACAGCGTGACGTCGTAGGCCTCCATGGCTACAGGTTCACCCGGGGTGACGGTGACGATCCGGTCGTCGGGCAGACCGCCGCCGATGCCGATCTGCGCCGCCGAGGATCCACCGACCAGCGCGGCTCCGGTGCGTTCGGCGACGACGGCGGAGTCCATGGCGTGATCGAAGTGGGTGTGCACGGGCAGCACCGCGGCGAGCCGGTCCACACCCAACCGGGCCAGGCAGCCGTCGATCCGCGGCACGTTCGGCGCGAGCGGGCGCAGGCCAACGGTGAGCAGGCCGGGGCGGCTGAAGAACCCGTCGGTCAGCAGCGCCGACGCACCGTCGTCGACCAAAAGCGTGGTGACACCGGCCCACGTGACGGTGACCGGGGAATCCGGTGTGGCCGTGGGCGCGTCGAAGAACCGCGCGTGGTCGGCCAGATCTGGCCTGCCGGGTTTGAG
This genomic window from Mycolicibacterium goodii contains:
- the rlmB gene encoding 23S rRNA (guanosine(2251)-2'-O)-methyltransferase RlmB codes for the protein MAGNSQRRGAVRKPGTKKGPTVGSGGVRRRGLEGRGATPPAHLRPNHPAAKKARAAAKAQQQRAGRKTDETELVLGRNPVLECLRAKVPATALYVALGTDADERVTESVQIAADRGISILEVPRTDLDRMSNHGLHQGLGLQVPPYSYAHPDDLLASAAADGAPALLVALDNISDPRNLGAIVRSVAAFAGHGVVIPQRRSASVTAVAWRTSAGAAARVPVARATNLNRTLKSWADAGLQIVGLDAGGDTTLDELDASGPTVVVVGSEGKGLSRLVREHCDAIVSIPMAGPTESLNASVAAGVVLAEIARQRRNS
- a CDS encoding MBL fold metallo-hydrolase, which produces MRLKPGRPDLADHARFFDAPTATPDSPVTVTWAGVTTLLVDDGASALLTDGFFSRPGLLTVGLRPLAPNVPRIDGCLARLGVDRLAAVLPVHTHFDHAMDSAVVAERTGAALVGGSSAAQIGIGGGLPDDRIVTVTPGEPVAMEAYDVTLFVSEHCPPDRFPGVITEPVVPPAKASAYKCGEAWSTLVHHRPSDRRVLIIGSAGAVPGALAGQRADVVYLGVGQLGRQPERYLTDYWTQTVRTVGARRVVLIHWDDFFRPLHRPLRALPYVADDLDATMRVLTTLAAHDGVALHLPTLWQRSDPWTETGSGPWR
- a CDS encoding SLC13 family permease, producing the protein MTLALIALVVVLTFAMVRPNGWPEAVAAVPAAVLLIALGAISVHDAVDEAGRLLPVVGFLAAVLVLAHLCDDEGLFHAAGTLMARASRGHPRKLLLRVFVIGATTTAVLSLDATVVLLTPVVLATARTLAIAPRPHAYASAHLANSASLLFPVSNLTNLLAFTVAGLSFMQFSALMAIPWLAAIAVEFALLSWLFSAELRPRPVPETAPPPPEVPLFVLVVLGLTLAGFAVTSLLDLAPAWAALAGAVVLGIRSLAQRRSTVRGIVRAVNVPFLAFVLCLGVVVDAVVLNGPEAAVRDILPDGDSLPALLAYAAIAAVLANLVNNLPAVLVLLPLVAAAGPGAVLAVLIGVNVGPNLTYVGSLSNLLWRHVVHGEGLTARATEFSRVGLVTTPLTLVAAVLGLWAGLRLFG